The Falsibacillus albus nucleotide sequence TTCCGGACAGTGTAGTTTTGACACCGATCAGACTTAATGCATCAATCAGCTGAAATAGCTGGTGGGCGACCATTGTGTCAATCAGGATCACACCGGATAAATCAATGAAAAGATGGACGATTCCTTTCTCAGAACACTCTTTCAAAGTGTTTTCCAGAATCAACCTTGCCCTTGTCGTTTCGATATCGCCAACCAGAGGAAGAATGGCTGTATGATTGTTCAGTGCAATGACAGGTGAGCTTAACTCGTTGATCATCTCCTGTTGAGCTTGCAGCCTTGAATTTGAATATGCTTGCATTTCCTCGGTAAACCTGAGAATGGCCGTATCAAACGCCTTTATGATTACATCATTCCATAAATCGATTTCGCCTTGTGTAACAGATTCCTTATTTAATTCCACATATTCATTTATAAAGTTGAAATACTGATCCCTCACACGCAGGAATTCCCTGATGATAAAATGGATCGGCGTATTTAAATGTTCCTCATCCCTTGCCACTTCAAGGATCCATTTATCAAAGTGTTCCATGAAAGCTTGTTTATCTTTAATGAATACTTCACAAAGATGTTTATGAAAATCAAAATTTTGTTGTTTCAACCCCTTTATGACATTTGGATCCTTAGAAGCATAAACTCCAGTTGGATCTGACTTATCGAGTGAATCATACCACTCATCAGTCAATCTTTGGGCTTTGTCTAACA carries:
- a CDS encoding STAS domain-containing protein, which produces MHRNTNLYHFLLDKAQRLTDEWYDSLDKSDPTGVYASKDPNVIKGLKQQNFDFHKHLCEVFIKDKQAFMEHFDKWILEVARDEEHLNTPIHFIIREFLRVRDQYFNFINEYVELNKESVTQGEIDLWNDVIIKAFDTAILRFTEEMQAYSNSRLQAQQEMINELSSPVIALNNHTAILPLVGDIETTRARLILENTLKECSEKGIVHLFIDLSGVILIDTMVAHQLFQLIDALSLIGVKTTLSGIRPEIAQTAVQLGLSFEKITTTSTLAQAISLNNKTLLV